The following is a genomic window from Marinobacter sp. NP-4(2019).
GCCCGTGCGGCGGTCTGGGCGGCCTCGGGGCCACGGCTTGCCTCCCTGTTTGCCCGCCTGAACCTGGCCGGGCTGTTGTTCACCGTGGTGGAATTGGGCGCTACCTGGTACTACAACTATACCAACCGCAGCCTGCGGGACGACTGGCTCTCCATCACACCCTGGACCAGTGACGAGAGCAGGAACCAAAAGCTCCCTCTTACGGACTACATCGAAGCGCTGGAACGGACCGGCAACGCCATAACCCTGACCCAGGACGGCCAAGCTGATGGAGAGCCCCAGGGCTTTTACCTGAATTGCCACGGCTTGCCTGCCAACGCACTAAAACGCCCCATTGTCGGGCCGCCTGAATATAAGATATCCTTGGCCTGCTGGCTCGTGCAGCCGGAGGAAGGGTGGATTTTTAAAGATCCGGAAACCTGGGTAAGGTCCATGGCCCCGGTGCTGGATAGCCTGCAAATAACCGCGCCTTTGAATTATTTGCAGGTTGGCTTTACTTCGCCGCCCCATGAGAAAACCAGGCATGGTATTGTCACCAGCGAAGTGGCACTGATGGCCAAGGTTGAAACCCGGCAACCCGATGAGCGTTACACAGCAAGTGTCTACATGCTGCGAATCAAGCCGGACAGCAAGTTCCCGCTTCTGCCGGTACAGGAACCACCCAAGGAGCGGGCCATCTGGTGGGAACTGGATTGGCCCTACGCATCGCTGGAGGTTGTTGAATGAAATCCGAGGCTGATTCCAATAGCCCCAGGGCCGGGCGAACTGACAGCTTCCCCAGCGGAACGGTGACATACCTGTCGCCTCTGCCACTGCCGACGGGATTACCGCCCGTTGACCACAGTCAGATCGTTTCAGAGGTGCGCGATGAATACTTGGAGTTGGGGGCATTCTCTCCGAATGTGTTTGGTTGGCAGGTAACCCTGGGTTTGCCAGTGGGGATGCTTATATTCACATGTGTGGTTTTTCCCATCACAATCTTTCTAGGGGGATTAGTTTGGGGAGAGGGGCTGATGGATGCAGTTACGACTACTAGGAATGCCGTTATTTTCAGCATGCCCTACGGGGTGGGTCTCGCTTTGTTCGGCCTGCTGGTTGCTCTGTTCCCCCGCGCTCAAGCCTACTTCAAACTCCGGGGCGTAGTCCCCACCCGTTTCAATCGCCAGCGACGGGAAGTGTGCCTGGTGCCCTCGGATTCCGACACCCCGGTGTTCGTGCCCTGGGAAGAGATCCAGGCCTGGGTGGTCCAGGCCCAGGGGGCAACCCAGTACGGGGTTCAGCGCCAGTACGGCTTCGGGTTCGGTGGTGTTGACCCGAACACGGGGATGGGCACCAGCTTGGAACTGATGAGTGGCGGCCAACCTCTGGCCATCAGCACCTGGGAGGCACTGCGGGCCTATATGGAATACGAGGTCAACGCCCTGGAGGAGATCCAGGACCCTCAGGACCTGCAAAAGCCCGGCGACCCGCTCTGGGAGGGCGCGCATACCTTCCGCAACGCCCGGGAGCGCATGCGTCGGCGCCGCAGAGACGGTGAGGTGGGTCCGACCTATCCATTCTTCTGGTATTGCTACCACCTACTTACCCTGTGGACCCTGCCGAATCATCTAACCGAGTGGGAGGTGCGCAAGGTACAGCGCCTCAACCGTCGGGCCACGCCGAAATCGGTACTACGCTGGTCCGAACCGTTGCCGGAAGCGGAATGGGCCAAGCCCAGCGACGCCTTTAAGCGCCTGAGTCAGAAGGTTCGTGAGAAGCAACAGGCCAGCCCGGGGCGGTTGCCCTATGAAGTCTTTGCGGAGGTGTATGCCGAGGAGGACCGTCAGCCGCTGGCATTAAACATCTGATGAAGCACTAAAACCTTTTCAAGGAGGAAATGATGACAAATAGTGTAAACGCAACCTGCACAGCCTGTAACGGCGACGTTCAGCTAGCACAAGCTGAGCTTGAGCAGCTTGGGAGATCGGAACCCATACCCTGCAGTCAATGTCGGACGATGGTAAAGATCAAGACCGACCCGGGCTCAGAGCGCAGAACAAAGCTATCGGTGCTTACCTTAACTATCGGAGCGGCAATTGTTGCTATTGTGGCGTTAATAAACCTCTTTGGTGACGCTGGTTTTCCGACCTATTTTGTTGCGATCCCGTTCATCCTCATTTCAACGTTTGTGGTGTCCGTCATGAATAAGAGCACTCTAAATTTAGAGAGTGCTGAGTGAGCATGAGCCTGGCCTGAAGGGACAGCCCGGCGGGTTTGGCATAGCGCCTGGTGCATCCAGCCGGGGCGAAGGGGGATGTTCTCCCGACAACCGGAAACCTGGGTACCCTGTACCGGTGCCATCCTGGTTAGCCTGGAGCAGTCGGTCGATACCGGTCACCTGCAACTGGCCTTCAGGCCACCGGACCATGAGAAGACCCAGCACGGCATCCGCACCCGGGATCTGGGCTTGATGGTCAAGCTCGAAACATTGCAAGCAGATGGAGCCTATACCGGTGCCGTTTATATGCTGAAGGTGACTCCGGACACCCAGTACCCCCTGACACCCGTGCAGGAAGCACCGAAAGCTGAGATTACCTGGTGGCGACTCCGCCAGCCACTCATAGTGACGGATGGACTTTAATGGACCCCAAGAATGCCCTGTCAGAACAGTCGCCCCGAGCCGGGTGTTCCGAGCCCTTTCTGAGTGGCCGTCTGACCTTTTTATCCCCCAAACCCCTGCCAACCGGCCTGCCGCCAGTGGATCATGGCCATGCGGTGGGGGAGGTGAATAACGGGTACCTGGATTTTGGAGCGGGGACACCGCCGGTGTTTGGTTGGCAAATGGCGCTTGGCGGGCCCTTTTTTTGTTTTTTTTGGCGCGTTTGGTATTCCGCTTATTTTATCGGGTCTTGCGATCGCTCACGGTAGAGAGCTGGAGACTGCAGCTGAAGTATTCCAGGAGATGTTTGATTATGGATTCTGGATTGCGGTTTGGGGGTGTAGTTTTTTCTTGTTGTTGGGCCTCGGTATCTCGTACCGAGATCACCTGAAGCTGGAATCCATAATCCCCACCCGCTTTAACCGCCAGCGCCGCGAGGTGTGCTTCGTGCCCACGGGTCACCGGGAGCCCATCTTCGTGCCCTGGGAGGAGCTGGTGGCCTGGGTCACCGAGGCCCAGGGGGTGACCGAGTACGGTGTACAGCGCCAGTACGGCTTCGGGGTGGGTTTTCTCCACCCGCAAACCGGCGAGAAATACACCCTGGAATTCCAGACTTATGGCCTGCCCCAGGCTATCAGCAACTGGGAGGCTATTCGGGCCTATATGGAGTATGAGGTGCATACCCTGAAGGAAATCCAGGACCCCCTGGAACTGCAAGGCCCGGACGATCCGCCCTGGGAGGGTGTCCATGTTTTCCGCAATGCCCGCAAACGTCTTCATGAAGAATACCGGGACGGCAAGCGGGGAGTGCTCTACCTGACCGGCTGGTACCTGTACCACCTGATGACCTTCTGGACCCTGCCGAACCGGCTGGTGGAGTGGGAGGTCAGGAAGATCAAGCGCATGAGCCGGAAGACACTGCCCAGAGCCATGGCGGAGTGGTCTGAACCGCTATCGGAAGACCAACGGGCCAAACCCAGCGAGGAACTAAAGCGCCAAAGCAAGCGGGTGTTGGAACTGCAAAAGGCGGATCCGCAAAGGCCAATTACTGAGGTCTTTGTCCAGGTTGGTGAGGAGTTTTCAGGTGAGCCCTCTATGACCGCATGATCAGGCGGTAGCGATACAGAGCGCATTGTACCGATTTACCCGTTTAAATCCTGGACGCTTGGATATGCCCACGTATCGCGAGCTGAGGCCTGAAACCGCCAGTGTTGTATAAGGCTGCTTTACCGTTTCTATGGCCTATCGGTACGACCAGGTGTTGAGCCGCCACACCGCGAGTCTTCATCCTCCACGGTCAAATACCGCACCGGGAGATCCGGCAGGGAGGTAGTAATCAACTCTTCCAACTGGCCGGATTCCCGCAGTTCCTCTAACCCTTCGTTAAATTCTCTGAGATAGCCTTCACTCTCAGGCACACGCCGGGACAGGATCAGATAAAGGTAGTCCGATTGCAGCGGGGTGGTGTGGAAGGTGATTGTGTCACTCAGGTTCAGTTCCTTCAGCATGCTCATGCCTACGGCAGGTTCCATGGGGAAAAGATCGATTCGGCCAGCGGCGAGTTTGCGGAAGTTGACCTGGTCCGAGGTGGTTACATCGGCACTGATGGTGCCGGCGGCCACGGCTTCCTCGAATTCTTCTCCGTAGTTGTAGTCTTGTGTCAGGCCTACGCGGTAGCGTTCCAGGTCTTTTACGTTGTCCCAGTGAAAGTCCATCTCGGTGCGGTGGAACAGTACATAGTTGTGGGCCACGATGGGGTCGCTGAAGTGGAAGTGCTTGAGCATTTCCGGGCGGCAGGTCCAGGCTACCGAGCCATCCCAAAGGCCTTTTTGGGCCAGCATGCGGGCCCGGGACCATGGGAAAAAGCCGTAGGTCACCGGCGTGTCGTGTTTGGCAAAGGCCAGGATCACGATGCGTGAAATTACCCCGTAGTGGGGAGGGCTTTTTTCCATATACGGGGGCCAGTGCCCGTTGGTGAGTCTGATGCCCAGAGGCGGCTCGTCGGCTTTCAGGATCGGGACCAGGG
Proteins encoded in this region:
- a CDS encoding substrate-binding periplasmic protein; this translates as MPQQGKLGCKRFVKQFYKLLLGGVLLCALVPILKADEPPLGIRLTNGHWPPYMEKSPPHYGVISRIVILAFAKHDTPVTYGFFPWSRARMLAQKGLWDGSVAWTCRPEMLKHFHFSDPIVAHNYVLFHRTEMDFHWDNVKDLERYRVGLTQDYNYGEEFEEAVAAGTISADVTTSDQVNFRKLAAGRIDLFPMEPAVGMSMLKELNLSDTITFHTTPLQSDYLYLILSRRVPESEGYLREFNEGLEELRESGQLEELITTSLPDLPVRYLTVEDEDSRCGGSTPGRTDRP